aatatCTTAAACcgatagaaaatttatttttcgtcATTGCTTGAACAACTTTCAGAATGGTCGTTTTAACTATGATAAACTAGAGATTAATATTAAAAGCACTACAAATATAACATGAAATTAAGAATGTTAAAAagtttagaatattttatataagtacGAAAGTTTGTGGACAAATATAAAAGTTGAGAGAAGTTTTAAAAATGTTGTATGTATAAAGCCTAGAAGCTTTTTCATAACATTTTCGAAAGAATTTTAGAAGTTTGTTACCACATCATTAAGATTAATCTTCACCGTCCATTTGAAGAgctaaatgtataaatattgggttggagttatttttaataatcaattttggatattgatatttcatgaaaattttttcactaaaatcttttattactTATGTAGACGTTATCCaaggaagaaggaagaaaacaGTCATGCATCATGCGCAATACAAATGTTTTTACTAGTCTAATAAAAAAGAACGATCGGAGCTAGTGGGGCCAACAAcccaaaacaaaagaagaatagCCCAAGCCAAGGTGTGGTTTTAGAACCCCGTCTTTAGCAAGTCCAACTCACTTGTAGAAGCAATTCATAGGTAGATCTAACCGTTGGTTCAACCCACGAAGTAGTTCGCATTTGAGGTCCCAAAATGATCGTATCTTTTGGGAAAAGCGCAGCTTGATGTTCAAGGCCAACTTTTGAAAGGTTTAAAAAAACTTGTATGCTTGACTTGTATAGAAAAAGCAAAAGCTAATACAAAATTTGAGAAGTTGAATGCAAAACTTAAACATAGTAATGAATTGCAAATTAATTCAGCCTAGCATCAGACACAAGATTTCAAGAGATGCATGGATTGAGAGGAAGAATGCTGTCGGTTTGCATAAGAAATATGAGATACTGCAAGAACAAGGGTatcaacaataaaattgaCTTCAAATTCCAACGCATGGAGTCGGGGTGGTAGTTGTCCTTGTGGAAaaactttttttgtattttcttttttttcctaatcaAATGAAGATTAGTGTTGGTTTCCCAATTACCCTCCAAATAACTCGAACCCATGACCAAAGTCATAGGTGCAAGATGCTCTTACCAAAAGGCTACCTTGTCTTGTCAAAAACTTATTGACAAGGGCCATACCTCCAATTGTTTAGGGAAGTTGTAGTTTCCTATCACAATATCATTTGGTAATACTACCAACTCATGGCAGACACATGACCCCAATCAAACCTATGCTTAGGTTACTGAAAAGATCTTTTGTCACGCGCCTCCTGCTTTAGAATTCATACTGGATAGTATGATTCTGACAAAAATATCAGTTGTTGTGAATTCTTGGGTTCCACATAGAAGAAACGCCACTCACATTCATTCTTGAATCGATCTATGGATTCCACAAGTTAAGACATCACACCAtactcttatattttttttaaaaaaaaagattttaaaaaatataaagttttttgAGAATgagtaaagtaaataatccaCAGAGCATATTAGTCCACAAAAATAGTTTagtaagtttaaaaaatatataaaattatgattcataattcaaaagagTATTGTGAGcagttcactataaaaattagGATAGAATCGAACGAATGCCAACGGAATGAGTTTGTTGCTAGACGAAAGTCAAAATGAGAGggtgttttatatttttttaaataatgaagaggtatttgtaattgtgtgaaattacaaaaaaaaataattattattatttggaaatGATATTTATTGGTTGTTGAGTTTGCTTGTAGTAGACTTGGCTGATTCAACGTAATAACTTACATGAAACTTAACATGTCTTTGGAGATGCTGAATTCctcttgcaattttttctgaGTTTTGATGAATTTGTTGTCCTCTTTTTGGACAATTAACCTTTCTATACTGTCTGGATTTTGTCAGCTTGCAACTAAATTCTTGGTCATCATCTTAGTTACATTCTTTTCAATGTTTCTTAAGGTTGCTAAAAAGTCAATCTCTCCCTCAAAAATATCACActctaataaataaagtttttgCGGTGCTTAAAAGTTATTGACTTTTTAAAATGGCTTCAAATGTACTCTTTCAACTTTAGGTTCAAATGTCAAATTTGGTAATTCATTCAATCAAATGAgattaactttattttattatctcactatgggaaaaaattatcaatagcTAAAATCAGAGACGagctaattatattattttcattactaatttatattatttaatatatctttttaaatagtttGTTGCTAAATTCGTAGCAAGTTAATTTCTCTTGGCAATTCATTAGTAagtaaatttcttatattagataatatatatatatatatatgtacaatttGTGATAGACTATGAACTGTATCTTCACAGCTCTTGATTTGCATGCATGACAAACTATTATGACTCTAATTAAGTTTTTCGTTTCTCACCCTATATTATTGctaatttataaatcaacCCCACCCCACAAATTTCGTTATTTGCATGATTGGGACAAAATAAGCCTAGCACTCTCACTAATCTCAgccctcttcctcttcttctctaACATCTCACCCTCAACCTCCAATCTCACTCCAAAAAGCTTTGGCCCCTCAttgttctcttcttcttcttcttccattttcttCGAGTTCACTCCATAGATGGCCACCAAATCAAGAAGCTCTTTGCATTTCCTCTTCATGATCCCGAGCTCGGAATTCAAAACcccattttctttcttgagcCTCTTGTTCTCATCAACGAGGATGGTGAACTCCGATGAGGATGAAGTCGATGATGATTTTTGGTCGTCGTTGTCTAATGAGTCCTTCTGTGCTGCTTGGAGTTGTACGTTAGGTTGTGGCTTGTGAGACCATGCTTT
This region of Sesamum indicum cultivar Zhongzhi No. 13 linkage group LG4, S_indicum_v1.0, whole genome shotgun sequence genomic DNA includes:
- the LOC105159831 gene encoding heat stress transcription factor B-3 isoform X1 translates to MESSSDQSHHGKGLVEYVMRKAAPPPFLLKTYMLVEDPATDEVISWNGDGTAFVVWQPAEFARDLLPTLFKHSNFSSFVRQLNTYGFRKVATTRWEFSNDMFHKGERDRLCEIHRRKAWSHKPQPNVQLQAAQKDSLDNDDQKSSSTSSSSEFTILVDENKRLKKENGVLNSELGIMKRKCKELLDLVAIYGVNSKKMEEEEEENNEGPKLFGVRLEVEGEMLEKKRKRAEISESARLILSQSCK
- the LOC105159831 gene encoding heat stress transcription factor B-3 isoform X2 — translated: MRKAAPPPFLLKTYMLVEDPATDEVISWNGDGTAFVVWQPAEFARDLLPTLFKHSNFSSFVRQLNTYGFRKVATTRWEFSNDMFHKGERDRLCEIHRRKAWSHKPQPNVQLQAAQKDSLDNDDQKSSSTSSSSEFTILVDENKRLKKENGVLNSELGIMKRKCKELLDLVAIYGVNSKKMEEEEEENNEGPKLFGVRLEVEGEMLEKKRKRAEISESARLILSQSCK